One genomic segment of Arachis duranensis cultivar V14167 chromosome 4, aradu.V14167.gnm2.J7QH, whole genome shotgun sequence includes these proteins:
- the LOC110280551 gene encoding uncharacterized protein LOC110280551, whose protein sequence is MTIAPFYLTLGSLNEKKNSIIRMFISDKWKASKCSKTRDGKNIENIVLGKTFWKNIIDCLRGAYALLHVLRIVDSEEKSAMGYMYSEIDRTKEKIKNAFQSVKASPNFKVEYGVKKGLYDCLDILVGDSALITIIDSQLEDFKGKAKFLGRDVAKNAFKTKTPLQCSSECDRNWSAFEMVHTKRRNRLKTSTMNDIVFVMTDSRLARKKPSRNNADYSLEDLDSDVEWIVEDKNIMKNLEEFDTQNDVNLAPQEDEGKDGSPLIDLEIPLLDVDAFNELLNFSLNENQNIGEHDDHNVNELF, encoded by the exons ATGACAATCGCTCCTTTTTACCTTACTTTGGGTAGTCTTAATGAGAAAAAGAATTCAATAATTAGAATGTTCATCTCGGATAAGTGGAAGGCAAGCAAGTGTTCAAAGACAAGGGATGGGAAAAACATTGAAAATATTGTTTTGGGTAAAACGTTTTGGAAAAACATTATCGATTGCTTGAGAGGTGCTTATGCTCTTCTTCACGTGCTCCGTATAGTGGATTCAGAGGAAAAATCAGCTATGGGATACATGTATTCTGAAATTGATCGTACTaaagaaaagattaaaaatgCTTTTCAAAGTGTTAAAGCAAG TCCTAATTTTAAGGTTGAGTATGGTGTTAAGAAAGGACTTTATGATTGTTTGGATATACTTGTGGGAGATTCTGCACTCATTACAATTATTGATAGTCAACTTGAAGATTTCAAGGGTAAGGCTAAATTTTTGGGTAGAGATGTAGCCAAGAATGCTTTCAAAACCAAAACCCCTTTACAATG TTCATCGGAATGTGACCGCAATTGGAGTGCTTTTGAGATG GTTCACACGAAAAGGAGAAATCGTTTGAAGACAAGCACTATGAATGACATTGTTTTTGTGATGACCGATTCAAGATTGGCAAGGAAGAAGCCATCAAGAAACAATGCTGACTATAGTCTTGAAGACTTAGATTCAGATGTAGAATGGATTgtggaagataaaaatataatgaaaaatttGGAGGAGTTTGACACACAAAATGATGTAAACTTAGCCCCTCAAGAAGATGAAGGTAAAGATGGGAGTCCTTTGattgatttggagattcctcttCTTGATGTTGATGCTTTCAATGAGCTTCTCAATTTTTCTCttaatgaaaatcaaaatattggAGAACATGATGATCATAATGTTAATGAATTGTTCtag